In Oreochromis aureus strain Israel breed Guangdong linkage group 15, ZZ_aureus, whole genome shotgun sequence, a single genomic region encodes these proteins:
- the LOC116332234 gene encoding A-kinase anchor protein 7 isoform X3 yields the protein MFCSMALIYFNRCCKRSRVILCLGSKRSQNACLQRICAVNEVPFRSHHSVSVSHYQQARALRLKPPAQRFRFQVTAPSYHHLLTVCDMLPASISYGRDTTAVASDEDDEGDGGDENLAGKEVGEEHKELREMVMTSAQTGAVGMEVQESPADTEAASVSTPSGSNEKKTRRKLRRERKKLMKKTLKSSDTSENLLSELPFALTSPTTWKALFPSQESTKKKRKRKRGDSEGRVDSEDDGDKKKKKKESQRPNYFVSIPITNTQISSAVSEVQEAVLQQDPRLAKAMIPVPTLHITLLVTHLANQEQVDLAAAVLAQVEPSLAELLGGRDLVLPFSGISHFRKEVVFVGLASGQHRHTLDSLAELLRSRFEEQGLLQGDCRGFEPHLTIMKLSRASKLRSQGIKRVDPALYSNYTDKFFGDQTVERVDLCSMLKKKQQDGYYHTETSLQLGSVSLLVA from the exons ATGTTCTGCAGCATGGCTCTGATATACTTCAACAGGTGTTGTAAACGGAG CCGTGTGATATTGTGCCTCGGGTCTAAGCGTTCACAAAACGCGTGTTTACAGAGGATATGTGCTGTTAATGAAGTGCCGTTTAGGAGTCATCATTCAGTATCTGTCAGTCATTACCAACAAGCCAGAGCTCTTCGCCTCAAGCCGCCTGCACAGCGGTTCAGATTTCAG GTGACAGCACCGTCCTATCATCATCTGCTCACCGTGTGTGATATGCTGCCAGCCAGCATCTCCTACGGAAGAGACACAACTGCAGTTGCATCAGATGAGGATGATGAgggtgatggtggtgatgaaAATCTGGCAGGAAAGGAGGTCGGAGAAGAGCACAAGGAGCTGAGAGAGATGGTGATGACTTCAGCCCAGACAGGGGCAGTCGGCATGGAGGTCCAGGAAAGTCCTGCAGATACTGAAGCCGCCTCAGTGTCCA cTCCTTCAGGATCAAATGAGAAGAAGACTAGAAGGAAGCtgaggagggagaggaagaaacTGATGAAGAAAACGCTGAAGTCATCTGATACTTCTGAAAACTTATTGTCAGAGCTTCCATTTGCTTTGACCAGCCCAACGACATGGAAAGCACTAT TCCCCAGCCAAGAGTCAactaagaaaaagagaaagagaaagcgaGGAGACAGCGAGGGCCGAGTGGACAGTGAGGACGACGgggacaagaagaagaaaaagaaagagagccagCGACCCAATTACTTTGTTTCCATCCCCATCACTAACACTCAG ATAAGTTCAGCTGTGAGTGAGGTCCAAGAGGCCGTGCTCCAGCAGGACCCCCGACTGGCCAAAGCTATGATCCCTGTCCCAACCCTTCACATCACGCTTTTAGTCACTCATCTTGCCAATCAGGAGCAAGTAGACCT GGCGGCTGCGGTGCTGGCTCAGGTTGAGCCGTCACTGGCTGAGTTGCTGGGTGGGAGGGATCTGGTCTTGCCCTTCTCAGGGATAAGTCATTTCAGGAAGGAGGTGGTGTTTGTCGGACTGGCCTCcggacaacacagacacacattggACAGCTTGGCAG AGTTGTTGCGGAGCCGTTTTGAGGAGCAGGGGCTTCTGCAAGGAGACTGCCGAGGGTTTGAACCCCACCTCACCATTATGAAGCTGTCCAGAGCTTCAAAACTCCGATCTCAG GGTATAAAGCGTGTGGACCCGGCCCTTTACTCCAACTACACTGACAA ATTTTTTGGAGATCAGACGGTTGAGCGGGTGGATCTTTGTTCTATgttgaagaagaagcagcaagaTGGATATTACCACACTGAAACGTCACTACAGCTTG